A portion of the Luteolibacter rhizosphaerae genome contains these proteins:
- a CDS encoding AMP-binding protein → MNLVALLRERAALHPDRPALIDRHKGRDRSVSFAELQQRVQSGNTRLKKLGLTRGSTILVFQPVSIELYEILLAAFHGGLRVMLADPSAGRTFLSLCCERLPPDAFFGPWKAHLLRLAVTGLRRIPRAIRSSGYFPGTSIWQTDDSPSPLADLPDEEPALITFTSGSTGVPKAAVRTHGFLLAQHHALEKALDFEDGEVDLITLPVFVLANLASGLTSVLADTDLRSPGKADAAAIRAQCKRHGVNRCAASPAFFEALLAGPGPLPELAKAYTGGAPVFPDLLDRLQASLPQSEVTAVFGSTEAEPMSHLGAREYDEALVALTGSGHGLCAGTPVPEVELRVIRDHWGQALTKLSPEEFDLLAQPAGQPGEVVVTGDHVLSGYLGGIGDSETKIHVAGKVWHRTGDAAWLDTEGRLWLLGRCAAKLPAAPLSRPDLPEGALDYPFAIESALRVRHPGTRTAALGWRGERILATAAAGLEQDAAEFGITRVFRVAALPLDRRHNAKIDYPALLKMLE, encoded by the coding sequence ATGAACCTGGTGGCACTTCTCCGCGAGCGCGCCGCTCTTCATCCGGACCGACCCGCCCTCATCGACCGACACAAGGGCCGCGACCGCAGCGTCAGCTTCGCCGAACTCCAGCAGCGGGTCCAAAGCGGAAACACCCGCCTGAAGAAACTCGGCCTCACCCGCGGCAGCACCATCCTTGTCTTCCAGCCGGTCTCGATCGAACTCTACGAGATTCTCCTCGCCGCCTTCCACGGCGGCCTGCGGGTCATGCTCGCCGATCCCTCCGCCGGTCGTACATTCCTCTCCCTCTGCTGCGAACGCCTGCCACCGGATGCCTTCTTCGGCCCGTGGAAAGCCCACCTTCTCCGTCTCGCCGTAACCGGCCTCCGCCGCATCCCGCGCGCGATCCGCTCCAGCGGCTACTTCCCCGGCACGTCCATCTGGCAAACGGACGATAGCCCCTCGCCTCTCGCCGATCTCCCCGATGAAGAGCCCGCGTTGATCACCTTCACCAGCGGCAGTACCGGCGTGCCCAAGGCCGCTGTTAGAACGCACGGCTTCCTACTCGCCCAGCATCATGCACTTGAGAAGGCCCTCGACTTCGAGGACGGCGAGGTCGACCTCATCACGCTTCCCGTCTTCGTCCTCGCGAACCTTGCCTCGGGCCTCACCAGCGTGCTCGCGGATACCGATTTGCGCTCGCCCGGAAAGGCCGACGCTGCGGCAATCCGAGCCCAATGCAAACGCCACGGCGTGAACCGCTGTGCCGCCTCACCCGCCTTCTTCGAGGCCCTCCTCGCAGGACCGGGCCCTCTGCCAGAGCTGGCGAAGGCCTACACCGGCGGAGCCCCGGTTTTCCCCGATCTGTTAGACCGTCTTCAAGCCTCTCTTCCACAGTCGGAAGTCACCGCCGTCTTCGGCTCCACCGAGGCCGAACCGATGAGCCATCTCGGCGCGCGCGAGTATGACGAAGCCCTCGTCGCCCTCACGGGCTCGGGTCACGGTCTCTGCGCCGGCACCCCGGTTCCGGAAGTGGAACTCCGGGTGATCCGCGACCACTGGGGCCAAGCTCTCACGAAACTCTCTCCCGAGGAGTTCGACCTCCTCGCCCAACCGGCGGGCCAACCCGGTGAAGTGGTCGTCACCGGCGATCACGTCCTCTCCGGCTATCTCGGCGGTATCGGCGACAGTGAAACGAAGATCCATGTCGCGGGAAAAGTCTGGCACCGCACCGGCGATGCCGCATGGCTGGATACCGAGGGCCGCCTCTGGCTCCTTGGTCGCTGCGCCGCCAAGCTCCCCGCCGCCCCCCTCTCCCGACCCGATCTCCCTGAAGGAGCACTCGACTACCCCTTCGCGATCGAATCGGCCCTCCGCGTCCGCCACCCCGGCACCCGCACCGCCGCGCTCGGCTGGAGAGGCGAGCGCATCCTCGCCACAGCTGCCGCGGGTCTGGAGCAGGACGCCGCCGAGTTCGGCATCACCCGGGTCTTCCGCGTCGCAGCCCTGCCGCTCGACCGTCGCCACAATGCCAAGATCGACTACCCGGCCCTGCTGAAGATGCTGGAGTAG
- a CDS encoding diacylglycerol/polyprenol kinase family protein gives MTSAEWLAVAAVLGALLLGLPLFRWLCRRCGASAEVSRKSVHVAMGLACAAFPWIFDRPLPVWILAALATLPLALLRWVPALRSGIGSTLHGVKRISYGEILFAPAVAAVFDLSNGDALLHAIPVGILTVADAAGAIAGTRWGHRMYVCGTSRKSVEGSAAFLAVAFLCTFLPLWLSGRTEPFQTVLIALTLAIVSMMAEGISDRGFDNLVIPIGCHLLLARFLASSDAEMIVRFAAASLLLGLVSAGARWSTLSGSALIGAALLGYGCAILADPRFALPLVAIFICHLVTTRRHRLGQTFDHRLDTVISHALGSLPWCLAVDRGSLEPSIALAGLSFAMAIQLTIADVATRHHLDPGHPRFARAILKGWIIGGLPGLLWLWHGFDRIALPALAALLLTPFVAWCCHRIECRRLVSETSLWMARGILSLICSSTVLFTR, from the coding sequence ATGACATCCGCCGAGTGGCTGGCAGTGGCCGCGGTGCTCGGAGCCCTCCTGCTCGGGCTTCCGCTATTCCGTTGGCTCTGCCGGCGCTGCGGTGCCTCCGCCGAGGTCTCCCGCAAATCGGTCCACGTCGCCATGGGTCTCGCCTGCGCGGCCTTCCCATGGATTTTCGATCGACCGCTACCGGTCTGGATTCTCGCCGCTCTTGCGACACTCCCTTTGGCCCTGCTGCGCTGGGTTCCCGCACTTCGCTCAGGCATCGGCTCCACCCTTCACGGCGTGAAGCGCATCTCTTACGGCGAGATCCTTTTCGCGCCCGCCGTTGCCGCTGTCTTCGATCTCTCGAATGGCGATGCGCTGCTGCATGCCATCCCCGTCGGCATCCTCACCGTGGCGGACGCAGCAGGTGCCATCGCAGGCACCCGCTGGGGCCATCGGATGTATGTCTGCGGCACATCCCGCAAAAGCGTGGAAGGCTCCGCAGCCTTCCTCGCCGTTGCCTTCCTGTGCACCTTTCTTCCGCTCTGGCTCAGTGGTCGCACCGAGCCCTTCCAGACCGTCCTCATCGCACTCACCCTCGCCATTGTCTCGATGATGGCGGAGGGCATCTCGGACCGGGGCTTCGACAACCTCGTCATCCCCATCGGTTGCCATCTCCTGCTTGCCCGCTTTCTCGCCAGCAGCGATGCCGAAATGATCGTCCGCTTCGCCGCCGCCTCCTTGCTCCTCGGCCTGGTGAGCGCCGGGGCGCGCTGGAGCACCTTGAGCGGTAGCGCGCTCATCGGTGCCGCCCTGCTCGGCTACGGCTGTGCGATCCTCGCCGATCCCCGCTTCGCCCTGCCGCTGGTCGCCATCTTCATCTGCCATCTCGTCACCACTCGACGCCATCGTCTGGGCCAGACCTTCGACCATCGTCTGGATACAGTGATCTCCCACGCCCTCGGCAGCCTCCCTTGGTGTTTGGCCGTCGACCGCGGCTCGCTGGAACCCTCCATCGCGCTGGCCGGACTTTCCTTCGCCATGGCGATCCAGCTTACCATCGCCGATGTCGCCACACGCCATCACCTCGATCCCGGCCACCCGCGCTTCGCACGAGCCATCCTGAAAGGCTGGATCATCGGCGGATTGCCCGGACTCCTCTGGCTTTGGCATGGCTTCGACCGCATCGCATTGCCAGCCCTCGCCGCGCTTCTCCTCACTCCGTTTGTCGCATGGTGCTGCCATCGCATCGAGTGCCGCCGCCTTGTTTCGGAAACCTCGCTGTGGATGGCCCGCGGGATACTTTCCCTCATCTGTTCCAGCACCGTCCTTTTCACGCGATGA
- a CDS encoding PEP/pyruvate-binding domain-containing protein — MSFLFPASNIPGLGGKGAALAKLGEAGFEVPAWFAVPPAATWSEEELAAAVTRLGEGPFAVRSSATMEDGAGHSFAGQFETFLVVPADQIAGKINAVRDSARHDSVLTYCRERNLPLPEPPTVLVQHMVLPRAAGVAFSADPVTGRRSVALVSAVEGTGEKLVSGDVDGENWRIGVETLEPPANALLKEEEAREIAELARDCAEYFGRPQDIEWAIDSGGKLWLLQSRPITTLANLADPDETLRVWDNSNIAESYGGVTTPLTFSFARRIYESVYREFCRLMSVPADRIERADDVFPQMLGLIRGRTYYNLASWYRVLALLPGFQLNRSFMEQMMGVKEPLPEPLVQKIIAESTVSRSADMRALVGTCIGLIRQLLGLRKQVAAFQVRLDTALAPTPIPLSEMSGEDLVAHYRELERKLLKRWDAPLVNDFFAMIYYGVLRSLCTKWAGDTDGTLQNDLLAHTGGIVSAEPPRRIIRMARLAMEVSGLPAMLADPKLTAKEKLAAVKRHGSLGAEFELYLADFGDRCLEELKLESPTVKDDASTLLSSIGALALRGNLPDEEQQQLPAPAPSLKGFFQQLIFTHVLKQTRERVRCRENLRFERTRLFGRVRSVLRELGKRLHADDRLESPEDVFYLELGEVLSAWEATGTTARLADLAALRRAEFDGYRQEEAPPDRFETHGPVHRYTAFESTRQEETGPADASGIKGIGACPGKVTGRVRVVMDPRNARLEPGEILVAQQTDPGWVVLFPAASGLLVERGSLLSHSAIVSRELRLPCIVSLSRITTILETGDLVEMDGKTGEVRILEAPHE, encoded by the coding sequence ATGAGCTTTCTCTTCCCCGCTTCCAACATCCCGGGCCTCGGCGGCAAGGGCGCGGCACTCGCCAAACTCGGCGAGGCCGGATTCGAGGTACCCGCATGGTTCGCCGTGCCTCCTGCCGCCACATGGAGCGAGGAGGAATTGGCCGCCGCTGTCACACGGCTTGGCGAGGGCCCCTTCGCCGTCCGGTCCTCGGCCACGATGGAGGATGGCGCGGGGCATTCTTTCGCCGGCCAGTTTGAAACCTTCCTTGTGGTCCCTGCGGATCAGATTGCGGGGAAGATCAACGCGGTCCGCGACTCGGCCCGGCACGACTCTGTCCTCACCTACTGCCGGGAACGCAACCTGCCGCTCCCTGAACCACCGACCGTGCTCGTCCAGCACATGGTCCTGCCGCGCGCCGCGGGCGTGGCCTTCTCCGCAGATCCCGTGACCGGCCGACGCAGTGTCGCGCTGGTATCCGCCGTGGAAGGAACCGGCGAGAAGCTGGTATCCGGCGATGTCGATGGCGAGAACTGGCGGATCGGAGTGGAAACGCTTGAACCGCCTGCCAACGCGCTCCTCAAGGAAGAGGAAGCCCGCGAAATCGCGGAGCTCGCCCGCGATTGCGCCGAATACTTCGGCCGTCCGCAGGACATCGAGTGGGCCATCGATTCAGGCGGCAAGCTCTGGCTCCTGCAGTCCCGTCCCATCACCACTCTCGCAAACCTCGCCGATCCGGATGAAACCCTGCGGGTCTGGGATAACAGCAACATCGCGGAGAGCTACGGTGGCGTCACCACGCCCCTCACCTTCTCCTTCGCCCGCCGGATCTATGAGTCCGTGTATCGCGAGTTCTGCCGCCTGATGTCGGTCCCCGCCGACCGCATCGAGCGCGCCGATGATGTCTTCCCGCAGATGCTGGGGCTCATCCGCGGCCGCACCTACTACAACCTTGCGAGTTGGTATCGCGTGCTCGCCCTGCTGCCCGGCTTCCAGCTCAACCGCTCTTTCATGGAGCAGATGATGGGCGTGAAGGAACCGCTGCCCGAACCGCTGGTGCAGAAGATCATCGCGGAATCGACCGTCAGCCGCAGCGCTGACATGCGGGCCTTGGTCGGCACCTGCATCGGCTTGATCCGCCAGCTTCTCGGGCTTCGCAAGCAAGTGGCAGCCTTCCAAGTGCGACTCGATACCGCGTTGGCTCCGACTCCCATTCCGCTTTCCGAAATGAGCGGAGAAGACCTCGTCGCCCACTACCGCGAGTTGGAGCGCAAGCTCCTTAAGCGCTGGGACGCACCTCTGGTGAACGACTTCTTCGCCATGATCTACTACGGCGTCCTCCGTAGCTTGTGCACGAAGTGGGCCGGAGATACGGATGGCACCCTGCAGAACGACCTGCTCGCCCACACCGGTGGCATCGTTAGCGCGGAGCCGCCCCGCCGCATCATCCGCATGGCCCGGCTCGCCATGGAGGTTTCCGGTCTTCCGGCCATGCTGGCGGACCCTAAGCTCACGGCAAAGGAGAAGCTCGCCGCGGTGAAACGCCACGGCTCGCTCGGCGCGGAGTTCGAACTTTATCTCGCTGACTTCGGCGATCGCTGTCTGGAGGAGCTTAAGCTCGAAAGCCCCACGGTGAAGGACGATGCCTCCACCCTGCTGTCCTCGATCGGTGCCTTGGCCCTCCGTGGCAATCTTCCTGACGAGGAACAGCAACAGCTTCCGGCTCCAGCCCCCTCTCTCAAAGGATTCTTCCAGCAACTCATCTTCACCCACGTTCTCAAGCAAACGCGCGAACGCGTCCGCTGCCGCGAGAATCTCCGCTTCGAGCGCACACGGCTTTTCGGGCGGGTACGTTCCGTCCTTCGCGAGCTTGGCAAACGCCTGCATGCGGATGACCGCTTGGAATCGCCGGAGGATGTCTTCTATCTGGAGCTCGGCGAGGTGCTGTCCGCATGGGAGGCTACCGGCACCACCGCCCGCTTGGCCGATCTGGCAGCTCTCCGCCGCGCGGAGTTCGATGGCTATCGTCAGGAAGAGGCCCCTCCCGATCGCTTCGAGACCCACGGTCCGGTCCATCGCTACACCGCCTTCGAGTCCACGCGTCAGGAGGAAACCGGCCCTGCGGATGCGAGCGGGATCAAGGGTATCGGTGCCTGCCCCGGAAAAGTTACCGGTCGCGTGCGCGTGGTGATGGATCCGCGCAATGCCCGTCTCGAACCCGGGGAGATCCTCGTCGCCCAGCAAACCGACCCCGGCTGGGTAGTCCTCTTCCCCGCAGCCTCCGGTCTCTTGGTCGAACGCGGCAGCTTGCTCTCTCACTCCGCCATCGTCTCCCGCGAACTCCGCCTGCCCTGCATCGTTTCCCTCAGCCGCATCACCACCATCCTCGAGACCGGCGACCTGGTCGAGATGGATGGCAAGACCGGCGAAGTCCGCATTCTGGAAGCCCCCCATGAGTAA
- a CDS encoding hydroxymethylglutaryl-CoA reductase encodes MTGKRGLTQQHVMRILGGESPDVVAARLAPDLANLPDVPAGSAKVTRERAEALWEETGLDQESRKTLLDGAAAEELPLYQGNIENAIGLMKMPLGLAGPLRINGVSAKGDYHIPLATTEAALVASYHRGCRLLTAAGGCSAMVLYESLSRAPAFVFKTAPDACRFIIWAMERLEDFQKVAATTTSHGKLIDMGVTMEGNHVYLNFEFTTGDASGQNMVTIAGQAICDFIVENSPVSPVRHYVESNLSGDKKASTKAYTTTRGKKVTAEALLSAELVKKHLHTTPRAMEQYWQMSAIGGVLSGTLGIHGHFANGLTALYLATGQDAACVAESATGVTRFEVTAEGDLYATVTLPGIMVGTVGGGTGLPTQKACLQLMGLHGAGKARALAEVCAGLLLAGELSIIGALSAGHFARAHRKLARDRK; translated from the coding sequence ATGACGGGAAAACGCGGGCTGACGCAGCAACACGTGATGCGGATTCTGGGCGGTGAAAGCCCGGATGTGGTGGCCGCCCGGCTCGCCCCAGATCTCGCGAATCTCCCGGATGTCCCGGCGGGCAGCGCGAAGGTCACACGGGAACGTGCCGAGGCCTTGTGGGAGGAGACCGGCCTTGATCAGGAGTCGCGGAAAACGCTGCTGGACGGAGCGGCAGCGGAAGAACTCCCACTCTATCAGGGCAATATCGAGAATGCCATCGGTCTGATGAAAATGCCGCTGGGCCTGGCGGGGCCCTTGCGGATCAACGGGGTCTCGGCGAAGGGCGACTATCACATCCCCCTCGCCACCACGGAGGCCGCACTGGTGGCTAGCTATCACCGCGGCTGCCGTTTGCTCACGGCTGCCGGAGGCTGCTCGGCCATGGTGCTCTACGAGAGCCTGAGCCGTGCCCCTGCATTCGTTTTCAAAACGGCGCCCGACGCCTGCCGGTTCATCATCTGGGCGATGGAGCGGCTGGAAGATTTCCAGAAGGTGGCGGCAACGACCACTTCGCACGGCAAGCTCATCGACATGGGCGTGACCATGGAGGGCAACCACGTTTACCTGAACTTCGAGTTCACCACGGGAGACGCTTCCGGACAAAACATGGTGACCATCGCCGGCCAAGCGATTTGCGACTTCATCGTCGAGAACTCGCCGGTCAGCCCCGTCCGCCACTATGTGGAGTCGAATCTCTCGGGCGACAAGAAAGCCAGCACCAAGGCCTACACCACGACCCGCGGCAAGAAGGTGACGGCGGAGGCCCTCCTCTCCGCCGAGCTGGTGAAGAAGCACCTGCACACCACCCCGCGGGCGATGGAGCAGTACTGGCAGATGTCCGCCATCGGCGGCGTGCTCAGCGGCACCCTTGGCATCCACGGGCACTTCGCCAACGGCCTCACCGCTCTCTATCTCGCCACCGGCCAAGACGCGGCCTGCGTGGCCGAATCCGCCACCGGGGTGACCCGCTTCGAGGTCACCGCGGAAGGCGATCTCTACGCCACCGTCACCCTGCCCGGAATCATGGTCGGCACTGTGGGCGGTGGTACCGGCCTGCCCACCCAGAAGGCCTGCCTGCAACTCATGGGACTACACGGAGCCGGCAAAGCGCGAGCACTGGCCGAGGTCTGCGCAGGATTGCTGCTCGCCGGTGAGCTCTCGATTATCGGTGCTCTGAGCGCAGGACATTTCGCACGCGCTCACCGCAAGCTGGCCCGGGACCGTAAATAA
- the aroB gene encoding 3-dehydroquinate synthase → MPTVHVDLGERSYEVLVETGLLARAGETIARAGLKGRAAIVSDETVAKYHAEALQASLQAVGFNPTLHLVPAGEASKSMSRAEEVCSSLAAAGHDRRSFVVALGGGVVGDLAGFVASVFYRGIPFVQVPTTIVAQVDSSVGGKTGVNLAEGKNLLGAFHQPKLVIVDPSVLATLPAREYHEGFAEVIKHAAIRDAAMLAEIAKLDPATRDVPADLIARNIAIKARIVEADEHETKGIRALLNFGHTIGHGIEAAVPYGEMLHGEAIGLGLRAALLLSEKHSGLSPSASKSILDLLAHFHLPLVLDPAITTGRVLHKLGRDKKFEAGKVRFVLLRDAGDAFVSDAVTTSDMEAAIEHLRMPR, encoded by the coding sequence ATGCCGACGGTGCACGTTGATTTGGGTGAGCGCTCCTATGAGGTTCTGGTGGAAACCGGTCTCTTGGCGCGCGCCGGTGAAACCATCGCCCGAGCGGGCCTGAAGGGACGTGCCGCCATCGTTTCCGACGAGACCGTCGCCAAGTACCACGCGGAGGCCCTGCAAGCCTCGCTCCAAGCCGTCGGCTTCAACCCCACCCTTCATCTCGTCCCCGCAGGCGAAGCCTCCAAGTCGATGTCGCGGGCGGAAGAGGTCTGCTCCTCACTCGCAGCCGCCGGTCACGATCGTCGCTCCTTCGTCGTCGCTCTCGGTGGCGGCGTGGTCGGCGATCTCGCGGGCTTCGTCGCCTCGGTCTTCTATCGCGGCATCCCCTTCGTTCAGGTTCCGACCACCATCGTCGCCCAAGTCGACTCGTCGGTGGGTGGCAAGACCGGCGTGAATCTCGCGGAGGGAAAAAATCTGTTAGGCGCATTTCACCAGCCCAAGCTCGTGATCGTGGACCCATCGGTCCTCGCCACACTCCCCGCCCGCGAGTACCACGAGGGCTTTGCCGAGGTCATCAAGCACGCCGCCATCCGCGATGCCGCCATGCTCGCGGAGATCGCGAAGCTCGACCCCGCCACACGCGACGTGCCCGCCGATCTCATCGCTCGCAACATCGCCATCAAGGCCCGCATCGTCGAAGCCGACGAACACGAGACCAAAGGCATCCGAGCCCTCCTGAACTTCGGCCACACCATCGGCCACGGTATCGAGGCCGCCGTACCCTATGGCGAGATGCTCCATGGCGAGGCCATCGGCCTCGGCCTCCGCGCGGCCCTCCTCCTTTCGGAGAAGCACTCCGGCCTTTCTCCCTCCGCCAGCAAGTCGATCCTCGACCTGCTCGCGCACTTCCACCTCCCCCTCGTGCTTGATCCCGCCATCACCACCGGGCGGGTTCTTCACAAGCTTGGCCGCGATAAGAAGTTCGAGGCCGGCAAGGTCCGCTTCGTCCTCCTCCGCGATGCCGGCGATGCCTTCGTCAGCGATGCCGTCACCACGTCCGATATGGAGGCAGCCATCGAGCACCTGCGCATGCCTCGCTGA
- a CDS encoding DUF3419 family protein: protein MSKSEIQHRADFSKVRYAQCWEDSLLLVKSLQPAGRHCLSIGSAGDNSFSLLAAGAASVTAVEMNPTQVACIELRKAAYLTLDHPAFLELHGSRPSTRRPALYAECRLLLPDEARTFWDTRPESIATGIGGCGKFENYFRLFRSRVLPIAHSRKRVLSLLEPRTAAERRRFYDEVWNNRRWRAIFQVFFSRTMMGALGRDPEFFKYVEGSVADRILSRTEHALAVLDPSANPYLHWILTGTHGEHLPHALEEENFEMIRVGLQQERFRVHGSSIEALLESEPEKRYDAFNLSDIFEYMSEANTEALLRRLVAASNPRARLAYWNMLAPRSRPESMAQVLQPRASESTALFHEDRAFFYSRFVVEEVRG, encoded by the coding sequence ATGAGTAAATCCGAGATCCAGCACCGTGCCGATTTCTCCAAGGTCCGCTACGCCCAATGCTGGGAGGACTCTCTACTGCTCGTGAAGTCCCTCCAGCCCGCGGGCCGGCATTGCCTCAGCATCGGCTCGGCCGGAGATAACAGCTTTTCCCTCCTCGCCGCCGGAGCAGCCTCCGTCACCGCGGTGGAGATGAACCCCACCCAAGTCGCTTGCATAGAACTACGCAAAGCGGCGTACCTGACCCTTGATCATCCCGCCTTCCTCGAGCTCCACGGGTCCCGGCCCTCCACCCGCAGGCCCGCCCTCTACGCCGAGTGTCGCCTCTTGCTCCCAGACGAAGCCCGCACCTTCTGGGATACTCGTCCCGAATCCATCGCCACCGGCATCGGCGGCTGCGGTAAGTTCGAGAACTACTTCCGGCTCTTCCGCAGCCGGGTGCTGCCGATCGCACATTCCCGCAAGCGCGTCCTCTCCCTCTTGGAACCTCGCACAGCCGCCGAGCGACGCCGATTCTACGATGAGGTTTGGAACAACCGCCGCTGGCGCGCCATCTTCCAGGTCTTCTTTTCCCGCACCATGATGGGTGCCCTCGGTCGCGATCCCGAGTTCTTCAAGTATGTGGAAGGCTCCGTGGCCGACCGCATCCTCTCCCGCACCGAGCACGCCCTCGCCGTTCTCGATCCCTCGGCCAATCCCTACCTCCACTGGATTCTCACAGGCACGCATGGCGAGCATCTCCCGCATGCGCTCGAAGAGGAGAACTTCGAGATGATCCGGGTCGGTCTCCAGCAGGAGCGCTTCCGCGTCCACGGCTCGTCCATCGAGGCCTTGTTAGAATCAGAACCGGAGAAGCGCTACGATGCCTTCAATCTGAGCGACATCTTCGAGTACATGAGCGAGGCGAACACGGAAGCGCTGCTCCGCCGCCTCGTCGCCGCCTCTAATCCCCGCGCCCGTCTGGCTTACTGGAACATGCTGGCCCCGCGCTCCCGCCCGGAAAGCATGGCTCAAGTCCTGCAACCGCGCGCCAGTGAATCCACCGCGCTCTTCCATGAAGACCGCGCCTTCTTCTACAGCCGCTTCGTCGTGGAGGAGGTGCGGGGATGA
- a CDS encoding UbiA family prenyltransferase, translating to MNRWWIYQKERFPLLAHGPLIAAFSACAVSFSSLIRHAPLPGWEMYLTAFVVCLLMFLQLRIADEFKDFEDDSRWRPYRPVPRGLVKLSELRILFIIAAAIQLGLVLWLDPRLVWVLGIAWTYLALMSVEFFCREWLKARPIVYLVSHMGIMPLVDFFGTACEWLPRAGTAPQGLGWFLAASFFNGVVIELGRKLRQPADEEEGVETYSALWGMRRGVTVWLFTLLATLACALMAARSIEFITPVAIGLGAVLLIALAAIFGYAHRGMSGKKIEAVSALWTLALYLLLGLVPIWLKH from the coding sequence ATGAACCGTTGGTGGATCTATCAGAAGGAGCGCTTCCCGCTGCTCGCACACGGCCCCTTGATTGCGGCCTTTAGCGCCTGCGCCGTTTCCTTCTCTTCCCTGATCCGGCACGCGCCCCTGCCCGGCTGGGAGATGTATCTCACCGCCTTCGTCGTCTGCCTCCTGATGTTCCTCCAGCTCCGCATCGCGGACGAGTTCAAGGATTTCGAGGATGACTCCCGCTGGCGACCCTACCGCCCGGTCCCGCGGGGCCTGGTAAAACTTTCGGAACTCCGCATCCTTTTCATCATCGCCGCTGCGATCCAGCTCGGCCTGGTGCTGTGGCTCGATCCGCGACTCGTCTGGGTGCTCGGCATCGCGTGGACCTACCTCGCGCTGATGAGCGTGGAGTTCTTCTGTCGCGAATGGCTGAAGGCTCGCCCCATCGTTTATCTCGTCAGCCACATGGGCATCATGCCCCTGGTGGACTTCTTCGGCACCGCATGCGAATGGCTCCCGCGCGCGGGAACCGCTCCGCAGGGCCTCGGATGGTTCCTCGCGGCCAGCTTCTTCAATGGCGTGGTGATCGAGCTGGGACGCAAGCTGCGGCAACCCGCCGATGAAGAGGAGGGTGTGGAGACCTACAGCGCACTCTGGGGCATGCGGCGCGGCGTCACCGTGTGGCTCTTCACGCTGCTTGCCACGCTCGCCTGCGCACTCATGGCCGCCCGCTCGATCGAGTTCATCACGCCGGTCGCCATCGGACTTGGCGCGGTGCTCCTGATCGCCTTGGCCGCGATCTTCGGCTACGCTCACCGCGGGATGTCCGGTAAGAAGATCGAGGCGGTTTCCGCCCTCTGGACCCTCGCTCTCTACCTCCTTCTCGGCCTCGTGCCGATCTGGCTGAAACACTGA
- a CDS encoding GNAT family N-acetyltransferase, giving the protein MNATILHHDGPGLPEITLAEGLESPAALAPESEHPDDRISLIEDGRTIACASLWWTEAPPLEGERVGCIGGFAARDGKATAILLEAAEQRLREAGCTLAIGPMNGNTWRRHRYVIESSARGPFLLEPRNPVNYPGWWRASGYRELSRYSSSAMPLDGSSVVAPALKARLERSGLIIRPLHADRYDDELRAIHAISLRSFANNFLYTPLEEEGFLDAYRKVKDRVDPDLVRIAEKDSKPCGFVFAIADLEAAARGEKPALIVKTLAVDPESRCAGLGSLLVDEVHRLGREKGFTEAIHALQHETNTSLKITGRHQGTPIRRYALFSKSL; this is encoded by the coding sequence ATGAATGCCACCATCCTCCATCATGACGGCCCCGGCCTACCGGAAATCACACTCGCCGAAGGCCTGGAATCTCCTGCCGCCCTCGCTCCCGAAAGCGAGCATCCGGACGATAGGATTTCCCTCATCGAAGATGGCCGCACCATCGCCTGCGCCAGCCTGTGGTGGACCGAAGCACCGCCGCTCGAAGGCGAGCGCGTCGGCTGCATCGGTGGCTTCGCGGCACGCGATGGCAAAGCCACTGCTATTCTGTTAGAAGCCGCGGAGCAGCGTCTGCGCGAGGCCGGCTGCACCCTCGCCATCGGTCCGATGAACGGAAACACCTGGCGACGCCACCGCTACGTGATCGAAAGCAGCGCCCGCGGCCCTTTCCTCTTGGAGCCGCGCAATCCCGTAAACTATCCCGGCTGGTGGCGCGCCTCCGGCTATCGCGAACTCTCGCGCTACTCATCCTCCGCCATGCCGCTCGATGGTTCTTCGGTCGTCGCTCCCGCCCTTAAAGCGAGATTGGAGCGCTCCGGCCTCATCATCCGCCCCCTCCACGCGGATCGTTACGACGACGAACTCCGCGCCATCCACGCCATCAGCCTCCGCAGCTTCGCGAACAACTTCCTCTACACTCCGCTCGAAGAGGAGGGTTTCCTCGACGCCTATCGCAAGGTGAAGGACCGCGTGGATCCGGATCTGGTCCGCATCGCCGAGAAGGATAGCAAGCCTTGCGGCTTCGTCTTCGCCATCGCCGATCTCGAAGCCGCAGCCCGCGGCGAGAAACCCGCGCTCATCGTCAAGACCCTCGCCGTCGACCCCGAATCGCGCTGCGCCGGTCTTGGCAGTCTTCTCGTCGACGAAGTCCACCGCCTCGGCCGCGAGAAAGGCTTCACCGAGGCAATCCACGCGCTGCAGCACGAGACGAATACGTCGCTCAAAATCACCGGCCGCCATCAAGGCACACCCATCCGCCGCTACGCCCTGTTCTCGAAATCGCTATGA